DNA from Colletotrichum higginsianum IMI 349063 chromosome 7 map unlocalized unitig_7, whole genome shotgun sequence:
ACTGCAGCTTCGTCTCGCTGTACTTCTCGCGGTGGACGAGGCGCTCCTCGGTGATCTGCGCGCCGTAGTCGTACGACGTGTAGCCGTCCGAGTGGCCGAGGTTGCCCCAGTTGGTGCCGCCCCAGGTCTAGCAGAGTCAGCGGAtatacacacatacatagGGAGACAAGAGAGACCCGGGATCAGGCTTAAGAGTTTACCATGTAGACGTTGAAGATAGTGGTGCCGACGGCGTAGTTGTTCTTGAAGAGAACACGCTCAAACTCGTGGTTCAAGAGGGCTGCGCAGGActcgaagccggcgccgccccatGGCTGGAAGCCACCGCCTTGGAACtaggaagggggggaaagctGTTAGCTGATGAAGGACGTCCGGTGAGCCATCCAAACCACCCGTATATAGCATACCTCGACAATGGTGTAGGGTGAAGTCGGCGCGATGCGGTCGTTGGTGGCGAGCCAGTCCGTCGGCAGGCCGTTCGGGGGCCACACCGTCGGGTTCCAGCAGTCGAAACCGAGCGGGTACGAGTCGTGGCCGTAGatgtcgaccttggccgGCGTCAGCGCCGTGATGGCCCCGAGCTGCCAGGCCTCGTTGTTGACGTACGGCACCACGACGCCCTGGCTGCGGAACTGGTTGTCGACGTACCGCCAGTAGTCGTAGTCCGGGAACGGGTAGGggggcacggcggcgttgtaCTCATTTTCCATCTGGAAGAGGATGACGGGGCCGCCGTTGGTGATCTGGGCtttggcgatgatgccgccgagaGCGGCCGTGTAGCTGTTCTTCTGTCAGTGGGCGATTGTGGCATGGTGGCGCACTCTTTTCTCGTTGCGTCTTACTTGTCGCTGGCCTTCAAGtaggcctcgtcgccgcttCTAAGAGCTCCCTGGACGCGTTGCAGCCAGCCTGGGAGGCCGCCTCCTGTGACCTCGGCGTTGATGTAGGGCCCCGGGCGCTGGAGGTCATGTAAGTGATCTGCCCCGTGCTAAGATAAAACTCTGAAGGAGGGGCGAGACCTACAGCGAAGAGATAGATACCAGCCTTCTCGGCGGCTTCAAAAAGCGGCTCGAGAGCAAAGATGCCCTCGGCCCGGACCTCGCCCGGCTTCGCCTCGATCAAGCCCCAGTTCACGTAAAAGGAGACCGAGTTGTATCCGGCTGCCTTGATCTTCTGCAGGATGTCGAGCCAGAGGGACGTGACGGGCATTCTGGTTGTTAGTTGTTAGCCTTCAGACTTATTTACAGCATACCACGGTGGGCTTTGTTTACCTGAAAGCATGGAACTCGGCGCTGAAGATCATCAGTCTCTCGCCGTTGATGAACAAGCTCTTGTCATCCCAGGTAACCTAAGCTTGTTAGTGAGTTCCTCTCCGCCCCTTAGAATGGCCAAAAGTCCCGACCAGGACCCAATTGACGCTCTCTTGTGTGTTTAAAAACTTACAATGTCCTGCTGTCTCCCATTGAGAAGCTTCAAGTCCCGCCCAATGGCCCTGGCGCTGACTCCATCGAGCCAGGCCAAAgccaggagagagagggcctTGACACGGGATAGCAACATCTTTGGTCGAAGCTCACCCAATGCTAATGTCAGAGAGCTGGGAGTTGTCAACTGGAAAAGCTGCTTGAGACTGACATCTATCCCAACCTCCCGAGGGCGCGGAACCCGTTACTATTTGACGTGAACAACAGCTCATCCGACCTCTACAAGCGACGGTCCGGAATGTCACCACCGCCCTGACCCGATCCCCACGTAGCGGCGGAATCATCGGCATTGCCGCATCGTGAATGGTCGGCACATACCAGGAAccgcggcgtcctcgtctgCAATGTCGACCGAGCAAGCTTCCCCTCTTCCACCCCCCCCTACAGTTCTGTGCCTACTCCAACTCCAACTGGTTGCTTACGTGCGTGCTCTGATCTCATCAGTCTACAGAGACGAACGGATATAGCATGACGTGCATGGTGTGCGCCACTTCTGGCACTTGCAACTCGACTAGCCGGGAGAAGAGACGGAGAATGGCACAGCATCTCCAACCGATCCCCCCGGTCTGCTTCCCCGCTCGACCAACCCCGCGTTTGTCGGGTATCAAAACTTAACCACCTGTTCGTCCCTTGTCTCCCGACGAGTCAGGGGTTTTCCCATGCGGAGGTTGCGCCACCTCCAACGGTCCGCGTGCccggggagagggagggaggggggtgtggCCTTCAGGAACAAGTCGAGGCTTCGGTCCATACGATACCGGGAATGAGGACTCGCCAACGCGGAGAATTAGGATTCTCATGAATCCCATCTTGTGTTTGACTTTGGGTAGTTCCAGCACTGGCAGAAACTCGTCACGAACCACGGAGAATTCTCCAGGTCTCTTACCGGAAAAGCAGACCCGGccaagaggaagagagtCGGGTTTGGTCACATGCAAAAAGACGGATTCAGGTAGGCAAAAGGGGGTCACATCCGCCATGCTCGTTACGTCACGGAGATGAGGGAGAAGTTTTTCCATACGACATGGTTAGCTGAGCTGACTCTTGGCAAATACCTTCATGCTGATGATGACTTGCTGGTAGAGTCACGTGGAACACAAAAtgccgagagagagaaagttCTTGTGTAATGCGATGGGTCTCATTTTTGAACGTTTATTACACGCATAAATATGCCACCATGTTTTGATCTCCGCATTCGTGTGCGCCAACAAAAAGACAAGACATAATCTACGTTAAATCGTGTGTCTCCAgacccccctctccccagCACTCACGCCTGCTTGAGGCCCAAGAGGTCCGTTAGCTTCAGCATGCTGACGGTGACCTTGTTGGTGgtgctcggcggcagcacgcCGGCGCTCATGATGAGCAGGAAGTCCGGGTCGTCCTCCATGATGCGCAGGTTGCGGGTGTaggcgccggcctcgggcgAGTCGTAGGCGACCCAggcgtccgggtcgccgccgcggcggttGACGAAGAGCGGCGCGCTGTTGCTGCtgacgacgatggtgccGTTGCAGCCGCCGACGGGCGACCAGACGACGTTGGGGCTGTTGATggggaagacgccgccgttggTGCTCTTGATGTAGTGGTCGGGGGCCTCGGCAAACTTGCGCGGGTCCTTGGCGATGCGGTAGTAGATGGGGAACGAGTACGGGCTGATgatgtcggcgccgccccatTCGAACGTGTACATGTAGTCGCCGTTGGCCAGCTGCGTGACGTAGGGCATGCCGGGGCGGTCGGTGTAGCGCGGGTACGagacgtcgatgacgacgtcggACCAGGCCTTGAGGTCCTTGGTCGTCTGGTGCGAGATCTCCTGGCCGTGTTCGGACGAGCGCTGGTCGGCGTAGTACAGGATCAGGTCGTCCTCGAAGATGCTGGAGTTGGGTAGGGCATGTCAGCGAACACAtttacacacacacacacacacacacactgcACTCTGTACGTTCACAACCTcacgaagaagaa
Protein-coding regions in this window:
- a CDS encoding BNR/Asp-box repeat protein; the protein is MMLRSALVAAVAALSCGLASALETFERNLIFQPPDNYTDPRVLYPRTVQLDDGRLLGTWENYSPEPPLVWFPIYESLDGGLTWEEVGQVHDQVNNWGLRYQPFLYELRQDFAGYPAGTILLAGNSIPTDLSETQIDLYASQDKGRTWEFLSHVARGGRAIPNNEETPVWEPFILIFEDDLILYYADQRSSEHGQEISHQTTKDLKAWSDVVIDVSYPRYTDRPGMPYVTQLANGDYMYTFEWGGADIISPYSFPIYYRIAKDPRKFAEAPDHYIKSTNGGVFPINSPNVVWSPVGGCNGTIVVSSNSAPLFVNRRGGDPDAWVAYDSPEAGAYTRNLRIMEDDPDFLLIMSAGVLPPSTTNKVTVSMLKLTDLLGLKQA